One genomic segment of Lysobacter sp. 5GHs7-4 includes these proteins:
- a CDS encoding GlsB/YeaQ/YmgE family stress response membrane protein, with the protein MGGIVYTIIIGAVIGVLARFFKPGADPMGWILTILLGIAGAYVGSLLYAGGGMIGFIVSIICAIVLLFLYEIIRSKTAKR; encoded by the coding sequence ATGGGCGGTATCGTTTATACGATCATCATCGGTGCGGTCATAGGTGTGCTGGCACGGTTCTTCAAACCGGGCGCCGACCCGATGGGCTGGATTCTCACCATCCTGCTCGGCATCGCAGGCGCGTATGTCGGCAGCCTGCTGTACGCGGGCGGCGGAATGATCGGCTTCATCGTCTCGATCATCTGCGCCATCGTGTTGCTGTTCCTCTACGAGATCATCCGCAGCAAGACGGCGAAACGCTGA
- a CDS encoding assimilatory sulfite reductase (NADPH) flavoprotein subunit, which translates to MPASAQLAIPGTPLAEDRLSALLRLTEGLDRDGLWWLSGYTAGLAARTVGGAPAPAPLAPEARSSERLTVVYGSQTGNAKRLAEQLAAQAEQAGLSVRLLRADAYPTRELKNERHLYLVVSTQGDGDPPDDARGLVEFIAGKRAPELKQLHYAVLGLGDSSYPQFCAIGLKLDERLAELGATRLLARGDADLDFETVATPWLQQALAAAKDALKPSAPLATVTPLRPLPAAPAYTREAPFAAELLVNQRLTVGGSDKDVRHIELSLEGSGLSYAPGDALGLWPRNPPALVEAVLRTLELDGDSDIEHGGQRLPLRQWLGEKRELTKLARPFVASHAAHARSEDLNRLLAPDNAAAFTRLLADTQVIDLLQRYDGSWSGEELVAALRPLTPRLYSIASSQKLVGDEVHLTVAHVEYASDGGTRWGAASHLLARSEEGARLPVFVEHNERFRLPRDGARDVIMIGPGTGVAPFRGFVQERAADGASGRNWLLFGNPHFRSDFLYQTEWQAALKSGQLHRLDLAFSRDQAHKIYVQDRLRQAGRDLYDWLEGGAHLYVCGDATRMARDVHAALLAAIAEHGGKSAEDAEDYLNALQQQGRYARDVY; encoded by the coding sequence ATGCCCGCGTCCGCGCAACTCGCCATCCCAGGCACCCCGCTCGCCGAGGACCGGCTGTCCGCGCTGCTGCGCCTGACCGAAGGCTTGGACCGCGACGGCCTGTGGTGGTTGTCGGGCTACACCGCCGGCCTGGCCGCGCGCACCGTCGGTGGCGCCCCCGCGCCGGCCCCGCTGGCGCCGGAAGCGCGCAGCAGCGAGCGCCTGACGGTGGTCTACGGCAGCCAGACCGGCAACGCCAAGCGCCTGGCCGAGCAGCTCGCGGCCCAGGCCGAACAGGCCGGCCTATCGGTGCGCCTGCTGCGCGCCGACGCCTACCCGACCCGCGAACTCAAGAACGAGCGCCACCTCTACCTGGTCGTCAGCACTCAGGGCGACGGCGATCCGCCCGACGACGCGCGCGGCTTGGTCGAGTTCATCGCCGGCAAGCGCGCGCCGGAGCTGAAGCAGCTGCACTACGCCGTGCTGGGCCTGGGCGACTCCAGCTATCCGCAGTTCTGCGCGATCGGCCTCAAGCTGGACGAGCGCCTGGCCGAACTCGGCGCCACCCGCCTGCTGGCGCGCGGCGATGCCGACCTGGACTTCGAAACCGTGGCCACGCCCTGGCTGCAGCAGGCCCTGGCCGCGGCCAAGGACGCGCTGAAGCCCAGCGCGCCGCTGGCCACCGTCACCCCGCTGCGCCCGCTGCCGGCCGCGCCCGCCTACACCCGCGAGGCCCCGTTCGCGGCCGAGCTGCTGGTCAACCAGCGCCTGACCGTGGGCGGCAGCGACAAAGACGTGCGCCATATCGAGCTGTCGCTGGAAGGCTCCGGTCTGAGCTACGCGCCCGGCGACGCGCTGGGCCTGTGGCCGCGCAATCCGCCGGCCCTGGTCGAGGCGGTACTGCGCACGCTGGAGCTGGACGGCGACAGCGACATCGAACACGGCGGCCAGCGCCTGCCGCTGCGCCAGTGGCTGGGCGAGAAGCGCGAACTGACCAAGCTGGCGCGGCCCTTCGTCGCCAGCCACGCTGCGCACGCGCGCAGCGAGGACCTCAACCGCCTGCTGGCCCCGGACAACGCCGCCGCGTTCACCCGCCTGCTCGCCGACACCCAGGTGATCGACCTGCTGCAGCGCTACGACGGCTCCTGGTCGGGCGAGGAACTGGTGGCCGCGCTGCGTCCGCTGACGCCGCGCCTGTACTCGATCGCGTCCAGCCAGAAGCTGGTCGGCGACGAGGTGCACCTGACCGTGGCGCATGTCGAATACGCCAGCGATGGCGGCACGCGCTGGGGCGCGGCCTCGCACCTGCTCGCGCGCAGCGAGGAAGGCGCGCGCCTGCCGGTGTTCGTCGAACACAACGAACGTTTCCGCCTGCCGCGCGACGGCGCCCGCGACGTGATCATGATCGGTCCCGGCACCGGCGTGGCGCCGTTCCGCGGCTTCGTCCAGGAACGCGCCGCCGACGGCGCCAGCGGGCGCAACTGGCTGTTGTTCGGCAATCCGCATTTCCGCAGCGATTTCCTCTACCAGACCGAATGGCAGGCGGCCCTGAAGTCCGGCCAGCTGCATCGTCTGGACCTGGCGTTCTCGCGCGATCAGGCCCACAAGATCTACGTGCAAGACCGCCTGCGCCAGGCCGGCCGCGATCTCTACGACTGGCTGGAAGGCGGCGCGCATCTTTACGTCTGCGGCGACGCCACGCGCATGGCGCGCGACGTGCACGCCGCGTTGCTGGCGGCGATCGCCGAGCACGGCGGCAAGAGCGCCGAAGACGCCGAGGATTATCTGAACGCCTTGCAGCAGCAGGGCCGCTACGCCCGGGACGTGTACTGA
- the cysN gene encoding sulfate adenylyltransferase subunit CysN: protein MAVAEDIAAYLHLHESKGLLRFITCGSVDDGKSTLIGRLLHDTRLLFDDQLAALSADSRRHGTQNGEIDYALLVDGLAAEREQGITIDVAYRYFGTERRKFIVADCPGHEQYTRNMATGASTADLAVVLVDARKGLLTQTRRHTYIAALLGIRHVLLAVNKMDLVGYDQGVFEAIADEYRALAAQHGIAQVAAIPLSALRGDNLLQRSQAMPWYEGASVLEHLETVDVSRVETEVGFRLPVQWVNRPNQNFRGFAGTVAAGVVRPGDEIAALPSGRRSRIARIVTADGDLDVAGVGQAVTLTLDDELDISRGDVIAAAAAPAQVADQFAAHLLWMGESPLLPGRPYWLKIGTRTVSATVTEIKHKIDVNTQAQLAAKHLELNEVAYCNLNLDQPVAFEAYRDNRALGGFILIDREDNATVAAGTLDFALRRAGNIHWQHVDVDKAARARSKAQTPRCVWFTGLSGSGKSTIANLVEKRLHALGHHTYILDGDNVRHGLNKDLGFTDEDRVENIRRVAEVARLMTDAGLIVLVSFISPFRAERRMARELFGPDEFVEVYVDTPLAVAEQRDVKGLYAKARAGQIPNFTGIDSPYEAPDAPELVLNTVDDDAEALAQRVIDRLLG, encoded by the coding sequence ATGGCCGTCGCCGAAGACATCGCCGCCTACCTGCACCTGCACGAGTCCAAGGGCCTGCTGCGCTTCATCACCTGCGGCAGCGTCGACGACGGCAAGAGCACCCTGATCGGGCGCCTGCTGCACGACACGCGTCTGCTGTTCGACGACCAACTGGCCGCGCTCAGCGCCGACAGCCGCCGTCATGGCACCCAGAACGGCGAGATCGATTACGCCTTGCTGGTCGACGGCCTGGCCGCCGAGCGCGAACAGGGCATCACCATCGACGTCGCCTACCGCTACTTCGGCACCGAGCGGCGCAAGTTCATCGTCGCCGACTGCCCGGGCCACGAGCAATACACCCGCAACATGGCCACCGGCGCTTCCACCGCCGACCTGGCGGTGGTGCTGGTGGACGCGCGCAAGGGGCTGCTGACCCAGACCCGTCGCCACACCTACATCGCCGCGTTGCTGGGCATCCGTCATGTGCTGCTGGCGGTCAACAAGATGGACCTGGTCGGTTACGACCAGGGCGTGTTCGAGGCCATCGCCGACGAATACCGCGCGCTCGCCGCGCAGCACGGCATCGCCCAGGTCGCCGCGATCCCGCTGTCGGCGCTGCGCGGCGACAACCTGCTGCAGCGCTCGCAGGCGATGCCCTGGTACGAGGGCGCGAGCGTGCTCGAACACCTGGAAACGGTGGACGTGTCGCGCGTCGAAACCGAGGTCGGTTTCCGCCTGCCGGTGCAGTGGGTCAACCGCCCTAACCAGAATTTCCGCGGCTTCGCCGGCACCGTCGCCGCGGGTGTAGTCCGGCCCGGCGACGAGATCGCGGCGCTGCCCTCGGGCCGGCGCTCCAGGATCGCGCGCATCGTCACCGCCGACGGCGACCTGGACGTGGCCGGCGTGGGCCAGGCCGTCACCCTCACGCTGGACGACGAACTCGACATCAGCCGCGGCGACGTGATCGCCGCGGCCGCCGCGCCGGCGCAGGTCGCCGACCAGTTCGCCGCGCATCTGCTGTGGATGGGCGAGAGCCCGTTGCTGCCCGGCCGCCCGTACTGGCTCAAGATCGGCACGCGCACGGTCAGCGCCACGGTCACCGAGATCAAGCACAAGATCGACGTGAATACGCAGGCGCAACTGGCCGCCAAGCATCTGGAGCTCAACGAGGTCGCGTACTGCAACCTCAACCTCGATCAGCCGGTCGCGTTCGAGGCCTACCGCGACAACCGCGCGTTGGGCGGCTTCATCCTGATCGACCGCGAGGACAACGCCACCGTCGCCGCCGGCACGCTGGATTTCGCCCTGCGCCGCGCCGGCAACATCCATTGGCAGCACGTCGACGTCGACAAGGCCGCGCGCGCGCGCAGCAAGGCGCAGACGCCGCGCTGCGTGTGGTTCACCGGCCTGTCCGGTTCGGGCAAGTCGACCATCGCCAATCTGGTCGAAAAGCGCCTGCACGCGCTGGGCCACCACACTTACATCCTGGACGGCGACAACGTCCGCCACGGCCTCAACAAGGATCTGGGCTTCACCGATGAGGACCGGGTCGAGAACATCCGCCGCGTCGCCGAAGTCGCGCGCCTGATGACCGACGCCGGCCTGATCGTGCTGGTCAGTTTCATCTCGCCGTTCCGCGCCGAGCGGCGCATGGCGCGCGAACTGTTTGGCCCCGACGAGTTCGTCGAGGTCTACGTGGACACACCGCTGGCGGTGGCCGAACAGCGCGACGTCAAGGGCTTGTACGCCAAGGCCCGTGCCGGCCAGATCCCCAACTTCACCGGCATCGACTCGCCCTACGAAGCGCCGGACGCGCCGGAGCTGGTGTTGAACACGGTGGACGACGACGCCGAAGCGCTGGCGCAGCGGGTGATCGATCGCTTGTTGGGGTGA
- the cysD gene encoding sulfate adenylyltransferase subunit CysD codes for MDLSHLDRLEAESIHILREVAAEFRNPVMLYSVGKDSSVLLHVLLKAFYPARPPIPLLHVDTGWKFREMIAFRDRRAAETGVELRVHTNPDGVARGIGPISHGASVHTDVMKTQGLKQALDAARFDAAIGGARRDEEKSRAKERIFSFRNEQHRWDPKNQRPELWSLYNTRIRSGESVRVFPISNWTELDVWLYIYREKIPVPSLYFAAERPVVERDGALILVDDERLPLRPGETPQLRRVRFRTLGCYPLTGAIESEADSLEKIIAEMLVATTSERQGRVIDHDPSASMEKKKQEGYF; via the coding sequence TTGGACCTGAGCCATCTAGACCGCCTGGAAGCCGAAAGCATCCATATCCTTCGAGAGGTCGCGGCCGAGTTCCGCAACCCGGTGATGCTGTACTCGGTAGGCAAGGACAGCTCGGTGCTGCTGCATGTGCTGCTCAAGGCCTTTTATCCTGCGCGCCCGCCGATCCCGCTGCTGCACGTCGATACCGGCTGGAAGTTCCGCGAGATGATCGCCTTCCGCGACCGCCGCGCCGCCGAGACCGGCGTCGAGCTGCGCGTGCACACCAACCCCGACGGCGTCGCCCGCGGCATCGGCCCGATCAGCCACGGCGCCAGCGTCCACACCGACGTGATGAAGACCCAGGGCCTGAAGCAGGCCCTGGACGCAGCGCGCTTCGATGCCGCCATCGGCGGCGCGCGCCGCGACGAGGAGAAGTCGCGTGCAAAGGAACGCATCTTCTCGTTCCGCAACGAGCAGCACCGCTGGGATCCCAAGAACCAGCGCCCGGAGCTGTGGAGCCTCTACAACACCCGCATCCGCAGCGGCGAGAGCGTGCGCGTGTTCCCGATCTCGAACTGGACCGAGCTGGACGTCTGGCTCTACATCTACCGCGAGAAGATCCCGGTGCCTTCGCTGTATTTCGCCGCCGAGCGGCCGGTGGTGGAACGCGACGGCGCCCTGATCCTGGTAGACGATGAGCGCCTGCCGCTGCGTCCGGGCGAAACCCCGCAGCTGCGCCGCGTGCGCTTCCGCACCCTGGGCTGCTATCCGCTGACCGGCGCGATCGAATCCGAGGCCGACAGCCTGGAGAAGATCATCGCCGAGATGCTGGTCGCCACCACCTCCGAACGCCAGGGCCGGGTGATCGACCACGACCCTTCCGCGTCGATGGAGAAGAAGAAGCAGGAGGGCTATTTCTGA